A window of Blastocatellia bacterium contains these coding sequences:
- a CDS encoding protein kinase — MSSSSNFVGTKRFSIKHRLGAGSFGIVYEAFDQEKNSLVALKVLHPTLFQEGGEALYRFKREFRALADLIHPNLVSLYELIADQESWFFTMELVKGVNFLDYILEQPVISPPNTRIDPEARQTNLQNQSNLDAATVDSNIISTNSSNIMECTTEISLSDPLPIYSNYTFNQPIDFKRLRMLLRQLVEGVYALHRAGKLHRDLKPSNVLVTKEGRVVVLDFGLVTELNNTDVSSSLGFFGTPTHMSPEQSACLPASEASDWYSVGVILYQALTARLPFTGKMHEIINQRLESDPPAPSSINNNTPLDLDSLCVSLLQRDPKNRPTGKEILNQLRGLTNELPAANYLSIDSSSDLETNTSLIGREQSLSDLQTAFNLTQTGKTVIVYLHGSSGMGKSLLVREFFNDLEKTEAVILFGRCYEQEAVPYKAVDSLIDTLSQYLKNLSYLEIEILLPRDILVLAKLFPVLNQIGTIVGAKRKVMEIPDAQELRRRAFVALRELLTRLADRKPLVLFIDDLHWGDLDSVSLLQEILQPPDPPNLLLIVNYRTEEIKSSPAVAEFLKLRNINSSSILTQEITLTELSLTDSKKLALALLSSHYQLTNADLDFIAQESGGSPFFLSELVRYFQTTNYNIKQFAAEQSAKLVSLNEVLQARISQLPANVGQLLTIVAVAGCPLAWTIVKKIVVLAMDEQIIFALLRAQHLIRIRETGDQTEIEIYHDRIRENIVNNLSQEELKRYHLALAEVLETDSETDPETLANHFFAAGKPDKSTKDLVPAANKAYKMLAFDQAARLYKQVLSSKAQNHPDLWQRLGTSLANFGRCAESAEAYLTAAKLENNEANIIQLQRMAAEQLLISGHMDQGLAVLQSFLDRVGLSLPSSPKRALLSFLYKRAQIWWRGLEFKNRSEVELLPTEIMRIDTCWAGAIGLGIVDITLGATFQAQHLLLALNAGEPYRIARALAMEAGYSATGGGSNRSRTEEYVRAATELANKINQPHALGLTKVMAGLAAFLVGEWRRCAELTLSADEILRDNCTGTIWELSTATFFRLRALYWLGDIAYLFNILHAHIKAATDQGDLLALVNSHIRAAYFIDLANDEPQIGEIKLEEILSKWSSKYFHMQHLQGWFVAVEIALYQNDALKAWELFQQKWSKITDSLFLRIQLLLIEALHLHARVLVALATIDNANSKSHLAVAEQKAKQLEQEKMPYSIAFALPIRAAIAYQNKDKQEASYFLSQAKDLFELLEMALHKAAITYQLGKISNNIDLILSAEEWMKAQKIKNPAKIANMLVPGFS, encoded by the coding sequence ATGTCTAGCTCCTCCAACTTTGTTGGTACAAAACGTTTTTCCATCAAGCACCGTTTAGGAGCAGGAAGTTTTGGCATAGTTTATGAAGCTTTTGATCAAGAAAAAAACTCCTTAGTAGCCTTAAAAGTCCTACATCCAACATTATTTCAAGAAGGCGGTGAAGCACTTTATCGTTTTAAGCGGGAATTTCGAGCTTTAGCTGACCTTATCCATCCAAATTTAGTTTCCCTTTATGAGTTAATTGCTGACCAAGAATCTTGGTTTTTTACTATGGAACTAGTAAAAGGAGTAAATTTTTTAGACTACATTTTAGAGCAACCTGTTATTTCCCCTCCAAATACAAGGATAGATCCTGAAGCTAGACAAACTAATCTACAAAATCAAAGCAATCTTGATGCTGCAACTGTTGATAGCAATATAATTAGTACCAATTCCAGCAATATAATGGAATGTACTACTGAAATATCATTAAGTGATCCACTACCTATTTATAGCAATTATACTTTTAATCAACCCATAGATTTTAAGCGACTACGAATGCTCTTACGTCAGCTTGTAGAAGGAGTTTACGCGCTACATCGTGCAGGAAAACTACATCGTGATCTAAAACCTTCCAATGTATTAGTCACTAAGGAGGGTCGAGTAGTAGTCTTAGATTTTGGTTTAGTTACAGAGCTTAATAATACTGATGTTAGCTCAAGCTTAGGCTTTTTTGGAACTCCTACGCACATGTCCCCAGAACAATCTGCTTGCCTTCCTGCATCTGAAGCAAGTGATTGGTATAGCGTTGGTGTAATTTTGTACCAAGCTTTGACAGCTAGATTACCTTTTACTGGAAAAATGCATGAGATTATTAACCAACGCTTAGAAAGCGATCCACCTGCTCCTAGTTCAATTAATAACAATACTCCTTTAGATCTAGATAGTTTATGTGTTTCTTTGTTACAACGTGATCCCAAAAACCGCCCTACAGGAAAAGAAATTCTTAACCAACTTAGAGGTTTAACAAATGAATTACCAGCAGCAAATTATTTGTCTATAGATAGTTCTTCAGACCTAGAAACTAATACATCTTTGATAGGCAGAGAGCAATCTTTATCAGACCTGCAAACTGCATTTAATTTAACTCAGACTGGAAAAACAGTAATAGTTTATTTACATGGCAGTTCTGGAATGGGAAAAAGCTTACTTGTACGTGAATTTTTTAATGATTTAGAAAAGACAGAAGCAGTAATTTTATTTGGTCGATGTTATGAACAAGAAGCCGTTCCTTATAAAGCGGTTGACAGCCTTATAGACACTTTAAGCCAATACTTAAAAAATCTTTCTTATTTAGAAATAGAAATATTATTACCAAGAGATATTTTAGTTTTAGCTAAACTTTTTCCTGTACTTAACCAAATAGGAACAATCGTAGGAGCAAAACGCAAAGTAATGGAAATTCCTGATGCACAGGAATTGCGCCGTCGTGCATTTGTGGCTTTGCGAGAACTCCTAACACGACTAGCTGATAGAAAACCTTTAGTTTTATTTATTGATGATTTGCATTGGGGAGATCTTGATAGCGTTTCACTACTTCAAGAAATTCTACAGCCTCCTGACCCTCCAAATTTATTGTTAATAGTTAATTATCGAACTGAAGAAATAAAATCTAGTCCAGCAGTAGCAGAATTTTTGAAATTACGTAATATTAATAGCTCAAGCATATTAACTCAAGAAATTACTTTAACAGAACTTTCCCTAACAGATTCTAAGAAATTAGCATTAGCTTTACTTTCCAGTCATTATCAACTAACAAATGCAGACCTTGATTTTATAGCTCAAGAGTCTGGTGGAAGTCCTTTTTTTCTATCTGAGTTAGTTAGATATTTTCAGACTACCAACTACAATATCAAACAATTTGCGGCTGAACAATCCGCAAAACTTGTATCCTTAAATGAGGTTTTACAAGCGCGAATTTCTCAACTGCCTGCAAATGTCGGCCAGTTATTAACCATTGTTGCTGTAGCAGGTTGTCCGCTTGCTTGGACAATTGTTAAAAAAATTGTTGTTTTAGCAATGGATGAACAAATTATTTTTGCTCTGCTACGCGCTCAACATCTAATCAGAATCCGGGAAACAGGCGATCAAACAGAAATAGAAATTTATCATGATAGAATCCGGGAAAATATTGTTAACAACCTCTCTCAAGAAGAGTTAAAGCGATATCATTTAGCTTTAGCCGAGGTATTAGAAACAGACTCAGAAACTGATCCAGAAACTTTAGCTAATCATTTTTTTGCTGCTGGCAAACCAGATAAATCAACCAAAGATTTAGTTCCAGCAGCAAATAAAGCCTATAAAATGCTTGCCTTTGATCAAGCAGCTAGACTTTATAAACAAGTCCTATCCAGTAAAGCACAAAATCACCCTGATCTATGGCAACGACTTGGAACATCACTAGCAAATTTTGGACGATGTGCAGAATCAGCCGAAGCCTATCTAACAGCAGCAAAACTTGAAAACAATGAAGCTAATATTATTCAACTTCAAAGAATGGCCGCCGAGCAATTATTAATTAGTGGTCATATGGATCAAGGTTTAGCTGTGCTACAAAGCTTTTTAGACCGTGTAGGTTTAAGCTTACCTTCTTCTCCTAAACGAGCTTTACTTTCATTTCTTTATAAACGTGCGCAGATTTGGTGGCGTGGACTAGAATTTAAGAACCGCTCAGAAGTTGAATTACTGCCTACGGAAATAATGAGAATTGATACTTGTTGGGCTGGAGCAATTGGACTAGGTATAGTTGATATTACGTTAGGAGCAACATTTCAAGCACAGCACTTATTATTAGCTCTTAATGCTGGTGAACCTTATCGAATTGCTCGCGCTTTGGCTATGGAGGCTGGCTATTCTGCTACGGGTGGTGGCTCAAATCGCAGCCGAACAGAAGAATATGTAAGAGCAGCAACAGAGCTAGCAAATAAAATTAATCAGCCACATGCATTAGGCTTAACTAAAGTAATGGCTGGTCTAGCAGCGTTTTTAGTAGGAGAATGGCGAAGATGCGCCGAGCTAACATTATCAGCCGATGAAATATTACGAGATAATTGCACAGGAACTATCTGGGAACTTAGCACTGCAACATTTTTCCGCCTTAGAGCTTTATACTGGCTAGGCGACATTGCTTATTTATTTAATATTTTGCATGCTCATATAAAAGCAGCTACGGATCAAGGCGATCTACTAGCTTTAGTTAATTCTCATATTCGTGCTGCTTATTTTATAGATTTAGCTAATGATGAACCTCAAATAGGAGAAATAAAGTTAGAGGAAATTTTGTCAAAATGGTCTAGTAAGTACTTTCATATGCAACATTTACAAGGCTGGTTTGTAGCCGTAGAAATTGCTTTATATCAAAACGATGCTCTAAAAGCCTGGGAGCTTTTCCAGCAAAAATGGTCAAAAATTACGGATTCCCTCTTTTTACGTATCCAACTATTGTTAATAGAGGCTTTACATTTACATGCTCGTGTTCTAGTAGCACTTGCAACAATTGATAATGCGAATTCTAAATCACACTTAGCTGTAGCAGAACAAAAGGCTAAACAGCTTGAACAAGAAAAAATGCCTTATTCCATAGCTTTTGCTCTGCCTATTCGCGCAGCAATTGCTTATCAAAATAAGGATAAACAAGAGGCTAGTTATTTTCTTTCTCAAGCTAAAGATTTATTTGAACTCCTAGAAATGGCTCTACATAAAGCAGCTATAACATATCAACTAGGAAAAATATCAAATAACATTGACTTAATTCTCTCAGCAGAAGAATGGATGAAAGCTCAAAAAATTAAAAATCCCGCCAAAATAGCAAATATGCTAGTGCCTGGATTTTCTTAA
- a CDS encoding VCBS repeat-containing protein: MLSKKLITKVILTSIILVVTFFSTINTFKSSAASFQSDNNLATEISNVDGTIPDQLVSCGASANFSGITNVTTANMNKDIAAGDFDSDGLTDLVTVSEEGNAYYISTKSPEGSYSSPTTYSLPNNSTPTGVSVADFNLDGKQDLVITRGGSNSAQIFNGQGNGQFTAGNVTSVGSGVQHVVVADFNNDARPDFATINTQSFTVAINSSSNPGTFTTSNVSTGGNSLYILAGDFNSDSKVDILVSRTNIDNVRLYPGNGNGTFGTAISIAVGDQPWGAAAGDFNKDGKLDAAVVNEFSDSVSILLGTGSGLSNSPITFSTVDDPVDITVGDFNNDSNLDLAIAGYDSNTVEVRLGDGAGNFTTTSNYLVGSQPFSIIVGKFNGDASLDIATANHSGKNISIIKNNCCTPFVLQPSAIDNSIAGKYYTQPLMVEEGGKYTFKVSAGALPPGLQLSNDYAGALLSGVVNQPGTYNFTITASTPGCTSSSKTYSMTVATPTNSFGFNYGHSINTGSLPHATITADLNFDGILDLAVANYGSNNITTFAGNGQGGFTPDETVATGAGPTALAFGDFNEDGVTDLVTANFIGRNVSVLICKYPDYITGDGPYPFYYAPAVNYGVGSAAQAVEVGDFNQDGHQDLAVAVDGQIFPFNNQYASVKIFNGRGDGTFTSGPRIDITPVLQKIESLAVGDFNKDGKQDIATANFNNNNVTICLATGPNTFSKSLVSVGSGPNSIVIGDFNKDGKQDIATANYNSANVSIALGNGNGTFATTTNIAASETTPSSVALMEINNDGNVDLLVTSPTNGVVFMLLGTGNGNFNIFPYPMLPQTLGVCATTIGAFDGDNVADVAIPTGNGNNVEFVFSKF, translated from the coding sequence ATGCTATCAAAGAAGCTTATTACCAAAGTTATTCTTACATCAATTATTCTAGTAGTAACATTTTTTTCAACTATCAATACATTTAAGAGCAGTGCAGCAAGTTTTCAATCAGATAACAACTTGGCAACAGAAATTTCTAATGTAGATGGAACGATACCAGACCAATTAGTATCTTGTGGAGCATCTGCAAATTTTTCTGGCATTACAAATGTAACAACTGCAAATATGAACAAAGATATTGCTGCTGGTGATTTTGACAGTGATGGCTTAACAGATCTTGTTACTGTTAGCGAAGAAGGAAACGCTTATTATATTTCAACAAAATCACCTGAGGGTTCATATTCTTCACCAACAACTTATTCCCTTCCTAATAATTCAACACCAACAGGTGTTTCAGTAGCTGACTTTAACCTTGATGGCAAACAAGACCTTGTTATTACTAGAGGTGGCTCAAATTCTGCCCAGATCTTTAATGGTCAGGGCAACGGACAATTTACAGCAGGTAATGTTACTAGTGTAGGTAGTGGTGTTCAGCATGTAGTTGTAGCTGATTTTAACAATGATGCTCGTCCTGACTTTGCCACTATTAACACTCAAAGCTTTACTGTAGCTATCAATAGCTCTAGCAATCCTGGAACATTTACCACTAGCAATGTCTCAACTGGTGGTAACAGCCTTTATATCCTAGCTGGTGATTTTAATAGCGATAGTAAGGTTGATATATTAGTTTCCAGAACTAATATTGACAATGTAAGACTCTATCCAGGAAATGGTAATGGTACATTTGGTACTGCTATATCAATAGCTGTAGGCGATCAGCCTTGGGGCGCGGCTGCGGGTGACTTCAATAAGGATGGCAAGCTTGATGCTGCTGTAGTAAATGAATTCTCTGATTCTGTTTCAATATTGTTAGGCACAGGTAGCGGTCTTTCAAACTCTCCAATCACATTTTCAACTGTAGATGACCCAGTTGATATTACAGTAGGCGATTTCAACAATGATTCTAATCTCGATCTAGCTATAGCAGGCTATGATTCAAACACTGTAGAAGTTCGCTTAGGTGATGGTGCTGGCAATTTCACAACTACAAGCAACTATCTAGTTGGCTCACAACCATTTTCAATCATAGTTGGCAAGTTCAATGGTGATGCTTCTCTTGATATTGCTACTGCTAATCATTCTGGAAAAAACATCTCTATTATTAAAAATAACTGTTGTACTCCATTTGTATTACAACCATCAGCAATAGACAATTCTATAGCTGGCAAATACTATACTCAGCCATTGATGGTTGAAGAAGGCGGAAAGTATACCTTTAAAGTATCGGCTGGTGCTTTGCCTCCAGGACTACAATTGAGTAATGACTATGCTGGAGCATTGCTTTCTGGTGTGGTAAATCAACCAGGTACTTATAACTTTACTATTACTGCATCAACCCCAGGTTGTACAAGCAGTAGCAAAACCTATTCAATGACAGTAGCTACCCCAACAAACTCATTTGGTTTTAATTATGGTCATTCCATAAATACTGGCTCATTGCCTCACGCTACCATTACAGCAGACCTAAACTTTGATGGCATTCTTGACCTAGCAGTAGCAAACTATGGAAGCAATAATATAACAACTTTTGCAGGTAATGGTCAGGGAGGCTTTACGCCTGATGAAACTGTAGCTACTGGTGCTGGCCCAACTGCTTTAGCATTTGGTGATTTTAATGAAGATGGTGTTACTGACCTAGTAACAGCCAACTTCATCGGCAGGAATGTTTCAGTACTTATCTGTAAATATCCAGACTATATCACTGGTGACGGGCCATATCCCTTCTATTATGCTCCTGCTGTAAATTATGGTGTAGGCAGTGCAGCACAAGCAGTAGAAGTAGGTGACTTTAATCAAGATGGACATCAAGATCTAGCTGTAGCAGTCGATGGGCAAATATTTCCATTCAATAATCAATATGCTTCAGTAAAAATTTTTAATGGACGTGGAGACGGCACATTTACCAGCGGCCCACGTATTGATATAACTCCTGTTCTACAAAAGATTGAATCCTTGGCAGTTGGTGACTTCAATAAAGATGGTAAGCAAGATATTGCTACTGCAAACTTTAATAATAATAACGTAACTATATGCCTTGCTACCGGCCCTAATACATTCTCCAAATCACTAGTAAGTGTTGGTTCAGGCCCAAACAGTATAGTAATTGGTGACTTTAATAAGGACGGTAAACAAGATATTGCTACTGCAAACTACAATTCAGCTAATGTCTCTATCGCTTTAGGAAATGGCAATGGCACATTTGCAACTACTACTAATATTGCAGCAAGCGAAACTACCCCATCTTCAGTAGCTTTAATGGAAATTAATAATGATGGAAATGTTGATTTGCTAGTAACAAGCCCAACAAATGGAGTTGTATTTATGCTATTAGGTACAGGAAACGGAAACTTTAATATCTTCCCATATCCAATGCTTCCACAAACATTAGGCGTGTGTGCAACTACAATAGGCGCTTTTGATGGTGATAATGTTGCTGATGTAGCAATCCCCACTGGCAATGGCAACAATGTAGAGTTTGTTTTCTCTAAATTTTAA
- a CDS encoding thiamine pyrophosphate-dependent dehydrogenase E1 component subunit alpha, protein MAKKAKTSAQNDLTNQQYLDFYYYMRLTRSLEERLTILFKQNKVVGGLYRSLGQEATAVGSAFALRDGDVLSPLIRDMGALLVRGAKPREIFMQYMARDGEGTARGRDLNIHIADMQRGYVGPISQLGDMVAIMAGVAMGGKMQGKNIVTMVYVGDGATSTGAFHEAVNFAAVLNLPMVTIIENNGYAFSTPTEKQCLVTDFAVKAKGYGIPGETVDGNDVVAVYQASRRAVDRARNGEGSSIIEVKTFRMLGHAQHDNQSYVPKELLEQWREKDPITNYQEFLKKNKLATDDSLKAMDEKILAYLDEEVAIADKAPFPPVESCLEDVYFETPKQQK, encoded by the coding sequence ATGGCAAAAAAAGCAAAAACATCTGCACAAAATGATTTAACTAATCAACAATACTTAGATTTTTACTATTACATGCGGCTTACTCGCAGCCTCGAAGAACGTTTAACAATCCTATTTAAACAGAATAAAGTAGTAGGTGGGCTTTATCGTAGCCTTGGACAAGAAGCTACGGCTGTTGGAAGTGCGTTTGCGTTAAGAGATGGCGATGTACTAAGTCCATTAATTCGGGATATGGGCGCGTTGTTAGTACGTGGAGCAAAACCACGTGAAATTTTTATGCAATATATGGCGCGAGATGGTGAAGGGACTGCACGAGGTCGGGACTTAAACATTCATATTGCAGACATGCAACGCGGTTATGTTGGCCCAATTAGTCAGCTAGGCGATATGGTAGCAATTATGGCTGGCGTGGCAATGGGCGGCAAAATGCAAGGTAAAAATATTGTTACTATGGTTTATGTTGGCGATGGCGCGACTTCTACAGGAGCTTTTCACGAAGCAGTAAACTTTGCAGCCGTGCTAAACCTGCCAATGGTGACAATTATTGAAAATAATGGCTATGCTTTCTCAACTCCTACAGAAAAACAATGCCTAGTTACTGACTTTGCAGTAAAAGCAAAAGGCTATGGCATACCAGGTGAAACTGTTGATGGAAATGATGTTGTAGCCGTTTACCAAGCTAGTCGTCGTGCTGTAGATCGGGCGCGAAATGGTGAAGGCTCTTCAATAATTGAAGTTAAAACCTTTCGTATGCTAGGGCATGCTCAACATGACAATCAAAGCTATGTTCCAAAAGAATTATTAGAGCAATGGCGAGAAAAAGACCCCATTACAAACTATCAAGAGTTCTTAAAGAAAAACAAACTAGCAACCGATGATAGCTTAAAGGCAATGGATGAAAAAATTCTTGCTTATCTGGATGAAGAAGTGGCTATTGCTGATAAGGCTCCTTTTCCACCAGTAGAGTCTTGTTTAGAAGATGTATATTTTGAAACTCCAAAACAGCAAAAATAA
- a CDS encoding alpha-ketoacid dehydrogenase subunit beta: protein MAVVTYLEAIRQALMEEMQRDERVFLLGEDIGAYGGAFKVTDGLYDKFGAERVVDTPISESAIVGAACGAAMMGMRPVAEIQFIDFISCAFDQLTNYAAKSRYRQGIGIPIVVRGPCGGGGRGGPFHSQNVESFFLNTPGLKMVEPATAYDAKGLLKAAIRDEDPVLYFEHKFLYRRIKEDIPDDDYIVPIGKAKVRREGKDISVITYGAMVHTALEAAEKLESEGISLEVVDLRSLLPYDEDAILTSVAKTSKVILLHEATRIGGYAGELAAVIAEKAFDCLDGPIVRVTAPDTPVPYSPPLEDFFLPNAEKLMKAARQLAAY from the coding sequence ATGGCAGTTGTTACTTACTTAGAAGCAATTCGTCAAGCGTTAATGGAAGAAATGCAACGAGATGAGCGGGTTTTCTTACTTGGAGAAGACATTGGTGCTTATGGTGGTGCATTTAAGGTGACAGACGGACTTTATGATAAATTTGGAGCAGAAAGGGTAGTTGATACCCCAATTTCTGAGTCTGCAATTGTTGGCGCGGCTTGTGGTGCTGCTATGATGGGAATGCGGCCTGTTGCAGAAATCCAATTTATTGATTTTATTTCCTGTGCTTTTGACCAACTTACCAACTACGCTGCAAAATCTCGTTATCGTCAAGGAATCGGCATTCCAATTGTAGTACGTGGGCCATGTGGCGGTGGTGGACGGGGTGGCCCGTTTCACTCTCAAAATGTAGAATCATTTTTTCTAAATACCCCAGGGCTTAAAATGGTTGAGCCAGCAACGGCTTATGATGCCAAGGGCTTATTAAAAGCGGCTATTCGGGATGAAGACCCTGTACTTTATTTTGAACACAAGTTTCTTTATCGCCGCATTAAAGAAGATATTCCAGATGATGACTATATTGTCCCTATTGGAAAAGCAAAAGTAAGGCGTGAGGGTAAAGATATTTCTGTAATCACTTATGGGGCAATGGTGCATACAGCACTAGAAGCAGCAGAAAAACTTGAGTCAGAAGGAATTAGTTTAGAAGTTGTAGACCTTCGTAGTCTTCTACCTTATGACGAGGATGCAATCTTAACTTCTGTTGCTAAAACCAGTAAAGTTATTCTTTTGCACGAAGCAACTAGAATTGGTGGCTATGCTGGCGAGCTTGCTGCTGTAATTGCAGAAAAAGCTTTTGATTGTCTGGACGGGCCAATTGTACGGGTGACAGCACCTGATACACCTGTTCCATACAGCCCACCACTTGAAGATTTCTTTTTGCCAAATGCAGAAAAATTAATGAAAGCAGCCCGGCAGTTAGCTGCATATTAA
- a CDS encoding 2-oxo acid dehydrogenase subunit E2, translating to MAIDVIMPQMGESIAEGTIVKWIKKVGDEVKRDEPLFEISTDKVDAEIPSPAAGVLVEILATEGQTVPINTVVARIGEAGARPSAPAAPKSEEIKPAPVAPAPTPVAPPPTPPAPAVVAPPPPPVAPPPPPVVEAPAVEEEVTKRSSPLVRKIARENNVNINKIDGSGLGGRVTKNDILGFISTQETVQIPVPPAIAAMSVPAQPAAPVAPPPVVAPTPSLVVPPIVIPAMETHRPGDRVEIVPMSPMRKKIAEHMVASRRISAHVQSFFEIDMTRIAQLREKHKEKFFERHGVKLTYTPFIMKAAIDGLMAWPVMNASLDGDNIVYKKDINLGMAVALDWGLIVPVIKNAEEKNLVGLTRSMNDLANRARKKQLKPDEVQGGTFTITNPGVFGSLFGTPIINQPQVAIMGVGTIEKRLSVMQDDSIAIRTKAYFSISFDHRLIDGAVADQFMAHVKNVLENFEASELG from the coding sequence ATGGCTATAGATGTAATTATGCCCCAAATGGGCGAAAGTATTGCTGAAGGTACAATTGTAAAATGGATCAAAAAAGTCGGTGATGAAGTAAAACGCGATGAACCATTATTTGAAATTTCTACAGATAAAGTTGATGCGGAAATTCCATCTCCTGCCGCTGGTGTGCTAGTAGAAATTTTAGCTACCGAAGGTCAAACAGTACCTATTAACACGGTTGTTGCCCGTATTGGCGAAGCTGGCGCACGTCCTTCAGCACCAGCAGCACCAAAATCAGAGGAAATAAAACCTGCTCCAGTCGCACCTGCTCCAACACCAGTTGCACCTCCTCCAACACCTCCAGCACCCGCCGTTGTTGCACCACCTCCCCCTCCAGTTGCACCACCTCCTCCACCAGTTGTTGAGGCTCCAGCCGTTGAGGAAGAAGTAACCAAGCGATCTTCTCCATTAGTTCGCAAAATTGCACGTGAAAATAATGTAAATATTAATAAAATCGACGGTTCTGGTTTAGGTGGACGTGTTACTAAAAATGATATTTTAGGTTTTATTTCTACCCAAGAAACCGTTCAAATTCCTGTTCCTCCAGCAATTGCAGCAATGTCCGTTCCTGCTCAACCTGCTGCGCCAGTTGCACCTCCTCCAGTTGTAGCACCTACACCATCTTTAGTAGTTCCACCAATAGTAATCCCAGCAATGGAAACTCACCGTCCAGGCGATCGCGTAGAAATTGTGCCAATGTCACCAATGCGTAAGAAGATTGCAGAGCATATGGTAGCTTCTCGCCGAATTTCTGCACATGTTCAATCTTTCTTTGAAATTGATATGACACGAATTGCTCAACTACGTGAAAAACACAAAGAAAAATTCTTTGAACGTCATGGCGTTAAACTAACTTACACACCTTTTATTATGAAAGCTGCAATTGATGGTTTGATGGCCTGGCCTGTGATGAATGCTTCTTTAGATGGTGATAACATTGTCTATAAAAAAGACATTAATTTAGGTATGGCTGTAGCTTTAGATTGGGGTTTAATCGTCCCTGTAATTAAGAATGCTGAAGAAAAGAACTTAGTTGGATTAACTAGATCAATGAATGATTTAGCTAACCGCGCACGTAAAAAACAACTTAAGCCAGATGAAGTTCAAGGTGGAACATTTACAATTACCAATCCTGGTGTTTTTGGTAGCTTGTTTGGTACTCCAATTATTAACCAACCTCAAGTTGCAATTATGGGCGTAGGTACAATTGAGAAGCGTTTGAGCGTTATGCAAGATGATTCAATTGCTATTCGCACCAAAGCTTACTTTAGCATTTCATTTGACCATCGTTTGATTGATGGTGCAGTAGCTGATCAATTTATGGCACACGTTAAAAATGTGCTAGAAAATTTTGAAGCTAGCGAATTAGGCTAA
- the lipB gene encoding lipoyl(octanoyl) transferase LipB, with product MSEEKIPRICQVRHLGLVDYEEGLKLQQAFLEARTQNLIPDTLFFLEHPHVLTLGRNAKIGNIISSKEILEKMQISIYETGRGGDVTYHGPGQIVGYPIISLAPDRCDVHRYVRDLEEVMIRTAKDFGITASRIAGLTGVWVGQEKLAAIGVRISRWVTMHGFAFNVNTSLNYFKLIVPCGISDKGVTSLQNLLKQQIPLETVSNRLAYHFGEVFEREIVFQETKHRSVQVVIFDDSLIKPLYLLLRRTDERGGFWQPVTGKIKKKQSESPKEAAIREVFEETGLEGELLDLDYIHSFYIEPQFLKKPQIEPQTNLEYSFALRTKKQAVKLSPKEHIDFEWLPYKEAYKRLVWNGNQRAFLLTAKLIKQ from the coding sequence ATGTCAGAAGAAAAAATTCCTCGCATCTGTCAAGTAAGACACTTAGGTTTAGTTGACTACGAGGAAGGCTTGAAACTCCAACAAGCCTTCCTTGAAGCCCGCACCCAAAATTTAATCCCTGATACGCTTTTCTTTCTTGAACACCCTCATGTTTTAACCCTTGGACGTAATGCAAAAATAGGCAATATCATTAGCTCTAAAGAAATACTTGAAAAAATGCAAATAAGCATTTATGAAACTGGCAGAGGTGGAGATGTTACTTATCACGGGCCAGGCCAAATAGTTGGTTATCCTATTATTAGCCTTGCGCCTGATCGCTGTGATGTTCATCGTTATGTCCGTGATTTAGAAGAAGTTATGATTCGTACTGCTAAAGATTTTGGCATCACTGCTAGTAGAATAGCAGGTCTAACAGGTGTTTGGGTAGGACAAGAAAAACTAGCTGCAATTGGTGTTCGTATCTCTCGTTGGGTTACAATGCATGGTTTTGCTTTTAATGTAAATACTAGCTTAAATTACTTTAAGTTGATTGTTCCATGCGGTATTTCTGATAAAGGAGTTACATCACTTCAAAATTTATTAAAACAACAAATCCCACTAGAAACAGTAAGTAATCGTCTTGCTTATCATTTTGGAGAAGTTTTTGAACGCGAAATAGTTTTCCAAGAAACTAAACATCGTTCTGTCCAAGTTGTAATTTTTGATGATAGTTTAATTAAGCCGCTTTATTTGCTGCTACGTCGTACAGATGAGCGCGGCGGATTTTGGCAACCTGTAACAGGAAAAATCAAAAAGAAACAATCTGAATCTCCAAAAGAAGCAGCCATTAGAGAAGTATTTGAAGAAACAGGACTTGAAGGCGAATTGCTAGATTTAGATTATATCCACAGTTTTTATATTGAACCTCAATTCTTAAAAAAACCTCAAATAGAACCTCAAACTAATTTGGAATATTCCTTTGCTCTAAGAACCAAAAAACAAGCTGTAAAACTTAGCCCTAAAGAACATATTGATTTTGAATGGCTGCCATATAAAGAAGCCTACAAGCGTTTAGTTTGGAACGGCAACCAACGAGCATTTTTGTTAACAGCAAAATTAATTAAGCAATAA